CCGCGGTCTCGCCGACCGTGAGGTCGACGAGGGCGCGGACCTGCTCGTCGCCGGCGACATGGGCATCGGCAACACCACCCCGGCGACCGTGCTCATCGCCACCCTCACCGCCACCGAACCCGTCGCCGCCGTCGGTCGCGGCACCGGGATCGACGACAAGGGCTGGATGCGCAAGGTCACGGCGATCCGGGATGCGATGCGCCGTGCCCGGCCCCACGTGAAGGATCCCGTCGCCCTGCTGCGCACCGCCGGCGGCGCCGACTTCGCGGCGATGGCCGGTTTCCTCGCCCAGGCCGCGGTGCGCCGCACCCCGGTGATCCTCGACGGTGTCGTCGTCACCGCCGCTGCGATGGTCGCAGAGGAGATGGCTCCCGGCGCCGCACGCTGGTGGGTGGCCGGGCACCGGTCCGTCGAACCCGCCCACAGTCTCGCCCTGCGCCACCTGCGTCTCGACCCGATCGTCGAGCTGGACATGCGGCTCGGTGAGGGTTCCGGTGCGGTGACGGCACTGCCGATCCTGCAGGGCGCCGTCGCGATCCTGGCGCAGATGGCGACCTTCTCCGAGGCCGGTGTGAGCACTCGCGACGAGTCCGCGCCGACCCCGATCGACTGATGCTCCGGCGCTGGACCGGCGGGGTGGC
This region of Rhodococcus sp. Z13 genomic DNA includes:
- the cobT gene encoding nicotinate-nucleotide--dimethylbenzimidazole phosphoribosyltransferase; this encodes MTTGSESPTDVVFPRVVAPDLEARVQAEERQRDLTKPAGSLGRLEDLGCWVAACQGEVPPHPFRRPRVVVFAGDHGVARHGVSAYPPEVTAQMVANLASGGAAVNVLANAAGAGVRVVDMAVDCDTSPEVSQYKIRRSSGRIDREDALTHEETVRAIEVGRGLADREVDEGADLLVAGDMGIGNTTPATVLIATLTATEPVAAVGRGTGIDDKGWMRKVTAIRDAMRRARPHVKDPVALLRTAGGADFAAMAGFLAQAAVRRTPVILDGVVVTAAAMVAEEMAPGAARWWVAGHRSVEPAHSLALRHLRLDPIVELDMRLGEGSGAVTALPILQGAVAILAQMATFSEAGVSTRDESAPTPID